Proteins from a genomic interval of Candidatus Poribacteria bacterium:
- a CDS encoding Gfo/Idh/MocA family oxidoreductase encodes MKMYRAAVIGCSRMGAFIDNEVPDYKAIKLPYSHAAGFFAEERTDLIACADLRPEVMEHFGNRYNVPKANQYTDYRDMLEKEQPDIVSVATQPEHRAEIVIYAANHGVKAIYAEKAMAASMDEAAAMVSAVEENNVAFNLGTNRRWHTGFDKMKEVIDSSEIGKLRTLIIYSNGTLFNSASHHFDLILRLNSDVPASWITGYLPQGDSVFDGDELRADPSGGGTIQFENGVTAHALLTPRGSEWEAICDGGTVTCWNNGWQWHLRKQQDLPGWRTCQVPETFPEFEHTSSTANLVKDLVHALDTGEPTRGGVRCAYASTELIFGIIESHLHNGARIELPLKDSKIRLQRNPTARQPRVE; translated from the coding sequence ATGAAAATGTATCGTGCCGCTGTTATCGGTTGTAGCCGAATGGGTGCATTTATTGATAACGAAGTCCCCGATTACAAAGCGATTAAGTTGCCGTATTCCCATGCTGCAGGCTTTTTTGCCGAAGAACGAACGGATCTTATTGCATGTGCGGATCTGCGTCCAGAAGTCATGGAACATTTTGGGAACCGATATAATGTTCCAAAAGCGAATCAGTATACCGATTATCGTGACATGCTTGAAAAAGAACAGCCTGATATTGTCAGTGTTGCCACACAACCCGAGCATCGCGCAGAAATTGTTATTTACGCAGCGAACCACGGTGTGAAAGCGATCTATGCCGAAAAGGCGATGGCGGCTTCTATGGACGAGGCAGCCGCAATGGTATCTGCGGTAGAAGAAAACAATGTTGCCTTTAACCTCGGCACGAATCGACGCTGGCATACGGGTTTCGACAAAATGAAAGAGGTCATTGACAGCAGTGAAATTGGTAAGCTACGCACCTTGATTATCTATTCAAACGGTACACTTTTCAACTCAGCCAGTCATCACTTTGACCTAATTTTACGTTTGAATAGCGATGTGCCTGCGAGTTGGATCACAGGTTATCTGCCACAAGGCGATTCGGTTTTTGATGGCGATGAACTGCGAGCGGATCCGTCTGGCGGTGGAACAATCCAGTTTGAAAATGGTGTGACGGCACATGCCCTACTAACGCCGCGGGGTAGTGAATGGGAAGCAATTTGTGATGGCGGAACCGTTACATGCTGGAACAACGGTTGGCAGTGGCATCTCCGTAAACAGCAAGACCTCCCGGGATGGCGGACATGTCAAGTACCTGAAACCTTCCCTGAATTTGAACATACCAGTAGCACAGCCAACTTGGTTAAAGATCTTGTCCACGCATTGGATACAGGGGAACCGACCCGAGGCGGGGTCCGATGCGCGTATGCCAGCACGGAACTGATTTTTGGCATCATTGAGTCACATCTACACAACGGCGCACGTATTGAACTTCCGTTGAAAGATTCAAAAATCCGTTTACAGAGAAATCCAACTGCGAGACAACCCAGGGTCGAGTAA
- a CDS encoding adenosine deaminase, whose amino-acid sequence MNFVEALSTDNLTAIRAAPKTDVHSHSFLSTRRENAERWLGHPLTKPPLKMKGLGGMMEYIDAALAPHLDHRQGFEFIVTSAISDAIQDGVVILEMSFDIRLLKFYPGGLTELRTSIEALVKRYREQIDLRPELGFARECAADPKWMKLAHEAIELEFFQSIDLYSHQEACAPEAVQSLYTKARDAGMKRKAHVGEFGGAEEVRRTVEVLDLDEVQHGIGAAESVEVMRWLSENRIQLNVCPTSNVMLDGVSDLASHPIRTLFDNGVPVTINTDDLLIFGQSVSDEYRNLYRAGVFSAQELENIRCASLEIRD is encoded by the coding sequence ATGAATTTCGTTGAGGCACTCTCTACAGACAACTTGACGGCTATAAGAGCAGCCCCTAAAACCGACGTTCACTCCCATTCTTTCTTAAGTACACGTCGAGAGAATGCAGAGCGTTGGCTCGGGCATCCGCTCACCAAACCCCCTCTCAAAATGAAAGGACTTGGCGGGATGATGGAATACATAGATGCTGCCTTAGCGCCTCACTTAGATCATCGCCAAGGTTTTGAGTTCATCGTGACGTCAGCGATCAGTGATGCAATCCAAGATGGTGTCGTTATACTTGAAATGAGTTTCGACATACGGTTGCTTAAGTTTTATCCGGGTGGGTTGACCGAACTTCGCACATCTATTGAAGCGTTAGTTAAGCGGTATCGAGAGCAAATCGATTTGCGTCCTGAACTCGGTTTTGCGCGGGAGTGTGCCGCCGATCCAAAATGGATGAAATTGGCACACGAAGCAATAGAATTGGAGTTTTTTCAATCAATCGATCTGTATAGCCATCAAGAGGCGTGTGCGCCTGAAGCCGTCCAGTCCTTATATACCAAGGCACGCGATGCGGGAATGAAACGCAAAGCCCACGTTGGCGAGTTCGGTGGTGCAGAAGAGGTCCGACGGACGGTTGAAGTCTTGGATTTGGACGAGGTTCAACACGGCATCGGTGCCGCGGAATCGGTTGAAGTCATGCGGTGGCTCTCGGAGAACCGGATACAGTTGAATGTGTGTCCGACAAGCAACGTGATGTTGGACGGTGTGTCGGATCTCGCTTCCCATCCGATTCGCACCTTATTTGACAACGGCGTGCCGGTAACGATTAATACGGACGATCTGCTGATATTCGGTCAGAGTGTCTCTGACGAGTATCGGAATCTCTACCGTGCAGGCGTCTTCAGCGCTCAGGAATTAGAGAATATTCGGTGTGCGTCCCTTGAAATCCGTGATTGA
- a CDS encoding GNAT family N-acetyltransferase — protein sequence MPLSQRKGYKSYTARKWSFVVEELSLRQAQASDSEFVFTVKKAAYREYVEQVWGWDNSYQRKRHNKEFASYDYRIIQFCETDIGFLIKSCTPDTLKVNQIFILPEYQGKGIGSACMTRIIDDATRAQKSVTLQVLKVNARGVAFYQRLGFTIVGESSTHLQMEKLYEFR from the coding sequence TTGCCATTGTCGCAAAGAAAAGGGTATAAATCCTATACCGCTCGAAAATGGAGTTTTGTTGTGGAGGAACTAAGTCTTCGCCAGGCGCAGGCAAGCGACAGCGAATTTGTTTTTACCGTGAAAAAAGCGGCGTACCGAGAATATGTAGAACAAGTATGGGGTTGGGACAATAGTTATCAACGGAAACGCCATAATAAAGAGTTTGCTTCGTATGATTACCGTATCATCCAGTTTTGTGAGACCGATATAGGTTTCTTGATAAAGTCTTGTACTCCTGACACGCTCAAGGTCAATCAGATCTTTATCCTGCCTGAGTACCAAGGGAAAGGCATCGGTTCGGCTTGCATGACCCGTATCATTGATGACGCCACCCGCGCGCAGAAGTCTGTAACGCTTCAGGTACTAAAGGTCAACGCCCGCGGTGTCGCCTTCTACCAAAGGTTGGGATTCACAATCGTTGGTGAGAGTTCTACACACCTCCAGATGGAAAAATTGTATGAATTTCGTTGA
- a CDS encoding class I SAM-dependent methyltransferase produces the protein MNDEITIANRARWEAQVLKKNGFTVPWLDLDRDDILEYAENRLDPVPYHLYQIYPAYLLRDVAHKDVLCLAAGGGQQSAVFGLLDARVTVIDFTQGQLDGDITAAEHYGYQIETRRLNIRDLSAIEDASYDLIYQGPSMSWVPSVHEIYSGVSRIIRPGGRYRVDFGNPANHSLEWDGEFYRVIEPYTSRVYRYSDGAFDFRHYLSDIFNGLLDNGFQIERVEERSWTQPDIEATPGSWTHEMAYNVSFAIVAKKRV, from the coding sequence ATGAATGATGAGATTACAATTGCCAATCGAGCACGTTGGGAAGCCCAAGTCTTAAAAAAGAACGGTTTTACCGTGCCATGGCTCGACCTTGATAGAGATGATATTCTGGAATACGCTGAGAATCGACTTGATCCGGTTCCCTATCATCTCTACCAAATCTATCCTGCTTACCTACTCAGAGACGTCGCGCACAAAGACGTGTTGTGCCTCGCCGCGGGTGGCGGACAACAGTCGGCGGTGTTCGGTCTGCTTGATGCCCGTGTGACTGTGATTGATTTCACGCAAGGTCAGCTTGATGGCGATATTACAGCCGCGGAACATTACGGCTATCAGATCGAAACGCGTCGCCTTAATATCCGCGATCTGTCCGCAATCGAAGATGCTTCGTATGATCTTATCTATCAAGGACCCTCCATGAGCTGGGTGCCATCCGTTCATGAAATCTATAGCGGCGTGTCGAGAATTATTCGACCCGGCGGGCGGTATCGGGTAGACTTTGGCAATCCCGCCAACCATTCCTTGGAGTGGGACGGTGAATTCTATCGCGTTATCGAACCGTACACTTCGCGCGTTTACAGGTATTCAGACGGCGCGTTCGATTTCCGGCACTATTTGAGTGATATATTCAACGGACTCTTGGACAACGGTTTTCAGATTGAGCGGGTTGAGGAACGTTCATGGACCCAGCCAGATATTGAAGCCACACCGGGGAGTTGGACGCACGAGATGGCTTACAACGTGAGTTTTGCCATTGTCGCAAAGAAAAGGGTATAA
- a CDS encoding uridine kinase: MKLGFTSLANIVNCLKALQHQRDCLLVAIDGPGGAGKSTSAHLLKEQLKTLGWIVSVVKHDDFYRLSHQRENQQAAVIGGDFDWERLRDQVLTPLREGHSAHYQRYDWETDVLAEWRTISASDVVLVEGVYTMRRELTHLYDLKIWVECPRAIRLARGIARDGEKARTIWEQDWMPKEDYYVKTHLPHERADLFVNGTASYLSMSEPN; the protein is encoded by the coding sequence ATGAAATTGGGTTTCACTTCACTTGCCAACATTGTAAATTGTTTGAAGGCACTCCAACATCAAAGAGATTGTCTGCTTGTGGCGATTGATGGACCTGGCGGTGCTGGAAAAAGCACTTCGGCGCACCTGTTGAAAGAGCAACTCAAAACGTTGGGTTGGATCGTGTCAGTTGTCAAGCATGATGATTTCTATCGCCTTTCTCATCAACGTGAAAACCAACAAGCGGCGGTAATTGGTGGCGATTTTGATTGGGAGCGTCTCCGTGATCAGGTGCTCACTCCTCTTAGAGAAGGGCATTCAGCACATTACCAGCGGTACGATTGGGAGACAGACGTCCTTGCGGAATGGCGGACGATTTCTGCTTCCGATGTGGTGCTTGTTGAGGGTGTCTATACGATGCGGCGTGAGTTAACACATCTGTACGATTTGAAAATATGGGTGGAATGCCCGAGAGCCATCCGTCTTGCCCGTGGCATTGCGCGAGATGGCGAAAAGGCACGCACCATTTGGGAACAGGATTGGATGCCGAAAGAAGACTACTACGTCAAAACGCATCTCCCTCATGAAAGAGCCGATTTGTTTGTGAATGGGACAGCCTCGTATTTATCGATGAGCGAACCCAATTGA
- a CDS encoding phosphotransferase, whose product MNHTTEITAENVCDFLKRFATDISLADLKPVSDRHRGGDNFTFYYRDDAILKIARNAYRALLLKEFKITECLHALSMPFTVTKPIMVHDNGFYAMFSRINGSSLPIEALETFTARELESFGKSLGTALTFLHRHKFPDEVLDHIPRAADPFAVAIRDTRQKLAFISENTTEIDTSRWSETLENLQESLNQRWAVVHTDLQINHLFFVQEDLEHLAIIDWADAVMHDPAADLSEFAIEMYSDLPSDGVVAKKVIDAVLKHYQTDDAAIKEKIEFGLLVFEIECAYQQVRNSVGQSKYV is encoded by the coding sequence ATGAATCATACAACTGAGATTACAGCAGAAAATGTATGTGATTTTCTTAAAAGATTCGCTACTGATATCTCTCTTGCGGATCTGAAACCCGTATCCGACCGGCACCGGGGTGGTGATAATTTTACCTTCTACTACCGCGACGATGCTATTCTCAAAATTGCGCGCAACGCCTACCGAGCCCTGCTTCTAAAAGAATTTAAAATCACAGAATGCCTGCACGCATTATCAATGCCTTTCACCGTAACTAAACCGATCATGGTCCACGACAACGGATTCTATGCGATGTTTTCAAGAATCAACGGTTCTTCACTACCCATAGAAGCCCTTGAGACATTTACCGCCAGGGAATTAGAATCCTTTGGCAAATCTCTCGGTACCGCTCTCACCTTTCTGCACAGGCACAAATTTCCAGATGAGGTCTTAGACCACATCCCACGCGCTGCCGATCCTTTCGCAGTAGCAATTCGTGACACAAGACAAAAACTCGCGTTTATTTCGGAAAATACCACGGAAATCGATACAAGCCGATGGAGTGAAACACTGGAAAACCTACAGGAATCCTTAAACCAGAGATGGGCTGTCGTTCACACAGATCTCCAAATAAACCACCTGTTTTTCGTACAGGAAGATCTTGAACACCTCGCCATTATTGATTGGGCTGATGCAGTGATGCACGACCCTGCTGCAGATCTATCCGAGTTTGCTATAGAGATGTATTCAGATTTGCCCTCCGATGGCGTTGTAGCCAAGAAGGTTATTGATGCGGTGCTGAAGCACTATCAGACAGACGATGCTGCGATTAAAGAGAAGATTGAGTTTGGACTTCTCGTTTTTGAAATTGAGTGCGCCTACCAACAGGTCAGGAATTCGGTCGGACAGTCTAAATATGTCTGA
- a CDS encoding dihydrodipicolinate synthase family protein, with translation MKRAIRVVERLKGPVVPVNVCFGDDDALDIGAMRKYVNWLCEQNVPVILLTYGSSEFCSLTDEEIWHLTTELAEEISGRSLFIASTGWWHPGQCREFLKHCDATGVDAVKIQIHPGLGVKREVIVGYFDSVQDAAPMPLLVWGAWQDAYPVDIVAELAKRPEVVGIKNDGHPFYAYYDIIRATTDENFAVISGGQMRNFMFGYPIGSTAYLCTIAPFRPDIALEFYNALTTERNDAAQEIVFRYEEPWLKTATKLEWLPSIKSALHLHGLYPNHRLRTPSISHTDEKHQEVRTTLERIFGNIKSAEL, from the coding sequence ATGAAGCGAGCAATTCGTGTGGTGGAACGTCTGAAAGGTCCCGTCGTGCCGGTGAATGTCTGCTTTGGTGACGATGACGCACTGGATATCGGCGCAATGCGGAAATACGTCAACTGGTTATGCGAACAGAACGTTCCAGTGATACTCCTCACGTATGGCAGCAGCGAATTCTGTAGCCTAACGGATGAAGAAATCTGGCATCTGACTACAGAACTGGCAGAAGAAATATCAGGTCGCTCGCTGTTTATTGCTTCAACGGGTTGGTGGCATCCGGGACAGTGCCGAGAGTTTCTGAAACACTGCGACGCTACAGGTGTAGATGCTGTTAAGATCCAAATTCATCCGGGATTGGGGGTAAAGCGCGAGGTGATCGTTGGCTATTTCGATAGTGTTCAGGATGCCGCACCGATGCCTCTGTTGGTTTGGGGCGCATGGCAAGACGCTTATCCTGTGGACATCGTTGCTGAATTAGCAAAACGTCCGGAAGTGGTCGGTATCAAAAACGACGGTCATCCGTTCTACGCCTACTATGACATCATTCGTGCAACCACTGACGAGAATTTTGCGGTGATCAGTGGCGGACAGATGCGCAATTTCATGTTCGGCTATCCGATCGGTTCAACGGCGTATCTCTGTACCATCGCTCCCTTCCGACCGGACATTGCACTGGAATTCTATAATGCCCTGACCACAGAACGAAACGATGCGGCACAGGAAATTGTGTTCCGTTATGAGGAACCTTGGCTCAAGACCGCAACGAAGTTGGAGTGGCTACCAAGCATCAAATCGGCACTCCATCTTCACGGACTCTATCCGAACCACCGACTCCGAACGCCTTCTATTTCACATACGGACGAAAAACATCAGGAAGTCCGAACGACGCTGGAGCGGATCTTTGGGAACATCAAGTCTGCGGAACTCTAA
- a CDS encoding DUF2283 domain-containing protein: MKLNYYPETDSLYIDLSELPSVESREISEGVILDYDADGRLVGIDIDNASHKVEMQKLTLNKLPATVERVSA; the protein is encoded by the coding sequence ATGAAACTCAATTATTATCCAGAAACTGACTCACTGTACATCGACTTGTCCGAACTACCGAGTGTAGAGAGTCGAGAAATCTCGGAAGGTGTTATTCTTGATTATGATGCCGACGGTAGACTTGTCGGTATTGACATTGATAATGCCAGCCACAAAGTAGAAATGCAAAAACTAACTCTCAACAAACTCCCTGCTACAGTTGAAAGGGTTTCCGCTTAA
- a CDS encoding NUDIX hydrolase, whose translation MSRAQCLVHRQKRILMVKHRHKGEEWWCLPGGRIEEDETPEQAALRELWEECRVEGTIIRPTSVVTFAPNDQYYTYLIEIGTQTVSLGSDPEVKGNQVLVDIAWICLNELPERDRAFLWTAGLLTIPEFFEEIRC comes from the coding sequence ATGTCACGTGCGCAGTGTCTTGTTCATAGGCAGAAAAGAATTCTAATGGTCAAACACCGTCACAAAGGGGAAGAGTGGTGGTGTCTCCCCGGTGGACGTATCGAAGAGGATGAAACGCCAGAACAAGCTGCGCTGCGGGAACTTTGGGAGGAGTGCCGTGTCGAAGGCACTATAATCCGCCCAACATCTGTCGTTACTTTTGCACCTAATGATCAATACTACACGTATTTGATAGAAATAGGCACGCAGACAGTGTCCTTGGGGAGTGATCCTGAAGTAAAAGGGAACCAGGTTCTTGTGGACATCGCGTGGATATGTCTAAACGAACTCCCAGAACGAGATAGAGCATTCTTATGGACTGCTGGCTTGTTGACAATTCCTGAATTTTTTGAGGAGATTCGTTGCTAA
- a CDS encoding GNAT family N-acetyltransferase: MLNPFNHIDVRVNDMGVALPFYTSFLGALSFFGPRRLAEQDGRTWELFQLSSGRLPSQYVGLMEERLHRPNLNRVAFHLPSRHRVLEITKVLTKAGAENVQGPMECPEYSEQYFAVFFNDPSGNPYEVCCHLERDALGSRPDFDAVLARFDMPASFSIQAWSPNYFDAICALSSVEGWTTPELRPKETLIAWEHSWPTLVAVDTNGKLVGFLRAITDTQITTYLCEVLVAHEFRRLGLGRLLIDVCQGLVPTTRLDLLSMGEADDFYRSIDCADFQGFRRRSECI; encoded by the coding sequence ATGCTAAATCCATTCAATCATATCGACGTTCGCGTAAACGATATGGGAGTAGCTCTTCCATTCTACACGTCTTTTCTGGGTGCGCTGTCGTTCTTTGGTCCACGCCGTCTCGCCGAACAAGACGGTCGTACTTGGGAACTTTTCCAATTATCGTCAGGAAGGTTACCGTCTCAGTATGTTGGCTTAATGGAGGAACGTCTTCACAGACCAAATCTAAATCGCGTTGCTTTTCACTTACCTTCGAGGCACCGTGTACTGGAAATCACGAAGGTCCTAACGAAGGCAGGAGCGGAAAATGTCCAAGGACCCATGGAGTGTCCAGAGTATAGTGAACAGTATTTCGCTGTTTTCTTCAACGATCCGTCAGGGAACCCTTATGAAGTCTGTTGTCACTTAGAACGCGACGCACTGGGTAGTAGACCTGATTTCGACGCGGTCTTGGCTCGTTTTGATATGCCTGCGTCTTTTTCGATTCAAGCGTGGTCGCCGAACTATTTCGACGCTATATGTGCGCTTTCGAGTGTCGAAGGATGGACGACTCCTGAATTGAGACCTAAGGAAACGTTGATCGCTTGGGAGCATTCGTGGCCCACGCTTGTTGCTGTCGATACTAATGGAAAATTGGTCGGTTTTCTAAGAGCAATCACGGACACACAGATTACGACTTACTTATGCGAGGTACTGGTCGCCCACGAATTCCGGCGACTCGGATTGGGCAGGCTACTTATTGATGTCTGCCAAGGTCTTGTGCCAACGACGAGACTTGATCTGCTGTCAATGGGCGAGGCAGATGACTTCTATCGATCCATTGATTGTGCCGACTTTCAAGGTTTTAGACGGCGGTCCGAATGTATATAG
- a CDS encoding sulfotransferase has translation MIDPESHPIIVLGVERSGTSVIAEMVHRWGAYTGPPEKLHSADAHAPRGYWEFLPLWDLLAELGDFDAGATWWDHDFQQRMEKKANDPATRKKATELMTEMSRGGPWFWKDPALSHFLPFWKQIWSEAIYIITIRHPFDTAVSWQKFIMPSHVKVRISFVAMNLLRWQHIMTQILQHTEDAQHRLFLGYENILRNPRAQAKKLATFLNSKFGQQVSPIQAMADAIEPQLWRNNCGIPFEQVAEATLEQKALYTFARRKIDDPFAPFDVAKYPLPPGYLEFLNVQEALLEAYRKREHQ, from the coding sequence ATGATTGATCCAGAAAGTCATCCTATTATTGTGCTCGGTGTTGAGCGCAGCGGGACCTCTGTTATTGCAGAGATGGTGCACAGATGGGGTGCGTATACGGGTCCTCCCGAAAAGTTACATAGTGCCGATGCACATGCGCCGAGAGGGTATTGGGAGTTTCTGCCGTTGTGGGATCTGCTTGCTGAATTAGGGGATTTTGATGCTGGAGCGACTTGGTGGGATCACGATTTCCAACAGCGAATGGAGAAAAAAGCCAATGACCCTGCGACGAGAAAGAAAGCCACTGAACTGATGACTGAAATGTCCAGAGGAGGTCCCTGGTTTTGGAAAGATCCAGCACTCAGCCATTTTTTGCCGTTTTGGAAACAGATATGGAGCGAAGCGATTTACATAATCACGATTCGCCATCCTTTTGACACCGCAGTATCATGGCAGAAGTTTATTATGCCGTCTCATGTGAAAGTCCGTATCTCCTTTGTGGCGATGAATTTGCTCCGGTGGCAGCATATCATGACGCAAATCCTACAGCACACAGAAGACGCGCAGCATCGACTCTTTCTTGGGTACGAGAACATTCTACGGAATCCACGGGCTCAAGCTAAGAAACTGGCTACCTTCTTGAACTCGAAGTTTGGACAGCAAGTCTCACCGATTCAGGCGATGGCCGATGCAATTGAACCGCAATTATGGCGAAATAACTGTGGCATCCCATTTGAACAGGTAGCTGAAGCGACATTGGAACAGAAAGCCCTTTATACCTTCGCAAGGCGGAAGATTGACGACCCATTTGCGCCGTTTGACGTTGCAAAATATCCACTACCACCCGGATATCTTGAGTTCCTCAACGTGCAAGAGGCATTGCTGGAAGCCTATCGCAAACGTGAACACCAATGA
- a CDS encoding LamG domain-containing protein, which yields MMRVCEDAVIFFHSVCLKYSILGCFSLSKIVLLIPATERAGCNIRRQTLKRRIKVIIVLAVAMSLWATGAFAADLTEGLVGYWPLDGNGNDESGNGNDAQLEKGAKWSDDGWVNGAVDFDGGGGHVVVDDTFELTTENITVIARINGWKTIDWSGIVVGRSDPASWWMGVAANNTLTYVWNNNSALTWNWQGAPEIPENKWALVAIAIEPTKATSYIYHRSSDKLDAEVNDIAHIEQTVVNLKFGWDECCGARYFKGLIDEVMIYDRTLNADDLKRLATVGLPVESKGKLAVTWAALKQD from the coding sequence ATGATGAGGGTTTGTGAAGATGCTGTTATTTTTTTCCATTCTGTTTGTTTAAAGTATAGCATCTTAGGCTGTTTTTCTCTATCAAAAATAGTGTTGCTCATTCCCGCCACTGAAAGAGCGGGATGTAACATAAGGAGGCAAACATTGAAACGTAGAATAAAAGTTATTATAGTTTTAGCCGTTGCTATGAGCCTTTGGGCTACAGGCGCGTTCGCAGCGGATCTGACGGAAGGACTCGTCGGTTACTGGCCCCTTGATGGCAATGGGAACGACGAATCCGGCAACGGAAACGATGCCCAATTGGAAAAGGGCGCGAAATGGTCTGACGACGGTTGGGTGAACGGTGCCGTTGATTTTGATGGCGGTGGTGGACACGTCGTTGTCGATGATACGTTTGAGCTAACAACAGAGAATATCACGGTGATTGCCCGGATCAACGGTTGGAAAACGATAGATTGGTCGGGAATTGTCGTCGGTCGAAGTGATCCAGCATCGTGGTGGATGGGTGTCGCCGCGAACAATACCCTAACCTATGTATGGAACAACAACTCCGCACTGACATGGAACTGGCAAGGCGCACCAGAAATCCCGGAAAATAAATGGGCGTTGGTCGCGATAGCAATTGAACCTACTAAAGCAACGAGTTACATTTATCACAGAAGCAGTGACAAACTTGATGCTGAGGTAAACGACATTGCCCATATCGAACAGACAGTCGTCAATTTAAAGTTCGGATGGGATGAATGCTGCGGTGCCCGATATTTTAAAGGATTGATCGATGAAGTGATGATCTATGATCGGACGTTGAACGCCGACGACCTCAAAAGGCTGGCAACCGTCGGATTGCCTGTCGAAAGTAAAGGGAAACTCGCTGTCACTTGGGCGGCACTCAAACAGGATTAA